One Halioglobus japonicus DNA segment encodes these proteins:
- a CDS encoding SLC13 family permease: protein MIDQLLIAGVFIALLASLIFTDWPAVWVFVCSMLSAYFLGLVETEQVLAKASNMGLMTLIILLLVSVGLEKLSWLTRLSGKLITQGYAASLLRLGAVTAFFSAFVNNTAVVATLAHTVRSNRHHPASRLLIPLSYAAILGGTMTLIGTSTNLIVSSFLEDATGEGLAFFDFFLVGLPVTLIGLVVIVLSSRLLPSSSAEQIDINEYLIEAEVEADSELVGKSILDNGLRELDDLFLVEIVRGEHLISPVAPTEFIEAGDKLIFSGDVKQVNALEAFPGLRLFAIEEGLLRENMTEVIVMPNASIEGKTIKDSGFRSLFDAAVVGIRRGGKRLSGKLGNITIQAGDNLMLAVGADFNERKNLDKNFVVIDNTVSGAAATPAQNYFITATLVAVVAMATAGLVPLIKGMAFLLVCMLVMGVVRGSELRRRFPFELWLIITSALTLSQAATNAGVVAGLADLLHVALGGLGPWAAMAGIYFGTLLLTELMTNNAAAALVFPIAFGLAESFGIDVMPMVMAVAFGASASFLTPYGYTTNLMVQNIGGYSLRDYFRSGLPLSICYSAAVLVLIPMVFPF from the coding sequence ATGATTGACCAGCTGCTGATTGCCGGAGTGTTTATAGCTCTGCTGGCCAGTCTCATTTTCACCGATTGGCCGGCGGTATGGGTGTTTGTGTGCTCCATGCTTTCGGCATACTTTCTCGGTCTGGTTGAGACTGAACAGGTATTGGCGAAAGCGTCCAACATGGGGCTGATGACGCTGATTATCCTGCTGCTGGTCTCCGTGGGCCTGGAAAAGTTGTCCTGGCTCACTCGATTGTCCGGCAAGTTGATCACCCAGGGCTATGCGGCCAGCCTGTTGCGCCTCGGTGCTGTCACAGCGTTTTTCTCTGCCTTCGTCAACAATACGGCCGTCGTTGCAACGCTTGCGCATACCGTGCGCAGTAATCGGCACCACCCTGCGTCGCGTCTTCTCATCCCTCTGTCCTATGCCGCCATACTGGGCGGTACGATGACCCTCATAGGCACCTCAACCAACCTGATTGTCAGCAGTTTCCTGGAAGATGCTACCGGCGAAGGGCTGGCGTTTTTCGACTTCTTCCTGGTGGGTCTGCCTGTCACATTGATCGGATTAGTGGTCATTGTATTGAGTTCTAGATTGCTGCCGAGCAGCAGCGCCGAGCAAATCGATATCAATGAGTATCTCATCGAGGCCGAGGTCGAAGCCGACTCCGAACTTGTCGGTAAAAGCATTCTCGATAATGGCCTGCGTGAGCTCGACGATTTGTTCCTCGTGGAGATCGTGCGCGGAGAACATTTGATTTCACCGGTGGCGCCAACAGAGTTCATCGAGGCCGGCGACAAACTGATCTTCTCTGGTGATGTCAAGCAGGTGAACGCCTTGGAGGCGTTTCCGGGCTTGCGCCTGTTTGCGATAGAGGAGGGCTTGCTGCGTGAGAATATGACCGAGGTCATCGTCATGCCCAATGCCTCAATTGAGGGCAAGACCATCAAGGACAGCGGCTTCCGTTCACTGTTCGACGCGGCGGTGGTCGGTATACGTCGGGGTGGTAAGCGGCTGTCCGGTAAGCTCGGGAATATCACTATTCAGGCCGGTGACAATCTGATGCTGGCCGTGGGCGCCGACTTCAATGAGCGCAAGAATCTCGACAAAAATTTTGTGGTCATCGATAACACGGTCAGTGGCGCAGCAGCGACTCCCGCTCAGAACTACTTTATTACTGCGACCCTGGTAGCAGTGGTGGCGATGGCAACTGCGGGCCTGGTGCCACTCATTAAGGGCATGGCATTTCTGCTGGTGTGTATGCTGGTCATGGGCGTGGTGCGCGGTTCCGAATTGCGTCGCCGCTTCCCCTTTGAACTGTGGTTGATTATCACCTCGGCGCTGACGCTTTCCCAGGCGGCCACCAATGCCGGCGTTGTTGCGGGGCTGGCTGATTTGCTCCATGTGGCTCTGGGCGGATTGGGTCCCTGGGCGGCTATGGCGGGCATATACTTCGGCACCTTGCTGCTCACCGAATTAATGACGAACAACGCGGCCGCAGCCCTGGTCTTCCCGATTGCGTTCGGCCTGGCAGAGAGCTTTGGTATCGATGTCATGCCAATGGTGATGGCGGTGGCATTCGGCGCCAGCGCGAGCTTCCTGACGCCCTATGGTTACACGACCAATCTCATGGTCCAGAACATCGGTGGTTACAGCCTGCGCGATTATTTCCGCAGCGGTCTGCCATTGTCGATTTGCTATTCAGCTGCGGTGTTGGTGCTTATCCCGATGGTATTCCCGTTCTAG
- a CDS encoding alkene reductase, with protein sequence MSTADPFSPVTLGSFAMANHFLMAPMTRARAPERVPNDIMVDYYRQRAGTGLIITEATQVSDQGTGSIATPGIHTAEQIAGWRRVTDAVHAAGGRIICQIWHVGRVSHSKMQANDEQPVSSSATAGEVNTFTADGFEPCTPPRALTRDEIAGVVNQYRQGALNAIEAGFDGVQIHAASGYLIDQFLRDGVNQREDDYGGSVENRARFLLEVTDAVCDAIGGERTSVRLSPFTVTWDCSDSHPESIFSHAVSELDKRPLAFLEIVERGFDSLAVDTGGGSDLGFSPVDLRKLYRGNLVANGCYDLESARTALASGHAQAVSIGRPLMSTPDWVARHASGQPLNDDIEPVFWYGGAGEGYSDQPAASE encoded by the coding sequence ATGAGCACAGCAGACCCCTTCTCCCCCGTCACGCTGGGAAGTTTTGCCATGGCCAATCATTTCTTGATGGCGCCCATGACCCGCGCCCGGGCACCGGAGCGCGTGCCTAACGACATCATGGTCGACTACTACCGACAGCGTGCGGGCACCGGCCTGATTATCACCGAAGCCACTCAAGTGTCAGACCAGGGCACTGGCTCTATCGCCACCCCGGGCATCCATACCGCAGAGCAGATCGCAGGCTGGCGCAGGGTTACCGATGCAGTGCACGCCGCCGGCGGGCGCATCATCTGCCAGATATGGCACGTGGGCCGGGTTTCGCACAGCAAAATGCAGGCAAACGATGAGCAACCCGTGTCGTCTTCGGCAACCGCCGGTGAGGTCAACACCTTTACGGCCGATGGTTTTGAGCCCTGCACCCCACCGAGGGCGCTGACGAGAGATGAAATTGCCGGTGTCGTCAACCAGTATCGCCAGGGGGCCCTTAATGCCATCGAGGCGGGCTTTGACGGCGTACAAATCCACGCAGCCAGTGGCTACCTGATCGATCAGTTCCTGCGAGACGGGGTGAATCAGCGCGAGGACGACTACGGCGGCAGCGTGGAAAATCGCGCCCGCTTCCTGCTTGAAGTAACCGACGCTGTGTGCGATGCCATTGGCGGTGAGCGCACCTCGGTGCGCCTGTCTCCGTTTACGGTGACCTGGGATTGCAGTGACAGTCATCCCGAGTCGATCTTCAGCCATGCGGTGAGTGAACTGGACAAGCGCCCACTGGCGTTTCTGGAAATTGTCGAGCGGGGCTTTGACTCGCTGGCAGTGGATACCGGCGGTGGCTCAGATCTGGGCTTCTCGCCAGTCGACCTGCGCAAGCTCTACCGCGGTAATCTGGTGGCCAATGGCTGCTATGACCTCGAAAGCGCCCGCACTGCCCTGGCCAGTGGTCACGCCCAGGCTGTCTCTATCGGCCGGCCGTTGATGTCGACACCGGATTGGGTAGCGCGGCATGCCAGCGGCCAGCCACTTAATGACGATATTGAACCGGTGTTCTGGTATGGCGGGGCCGGTGAAGGCTACAGCGATCAGCCTGCAGCGTCGGAATGA
- a CDS encoding BamA/TamA family outer membrane protein produces the protein MNRYASIVLILSCMLATVAQARPPVQVKSAVDRLENTGSLGEYMVLPYAFAAESTDTVLGVGGMRKGFYQDQMLVGGIAFAGEESWGAFAGVWDYNTPWSDRLFVSVTGMLGYYPQHRAYTWPRELDLPPDVIRPGANDSSEDLFLESSGDSNWWEMRFDYVLPTGKGRDSAIAHYELEGGLLVSEGSGGPQWNPLEHGVTVATLRQYNRYQSFEYERAGDLDGTIHAFELGLLHDNTDFPINPSQGSWQYMALHHDPAWLDSEDQWTFVEAEAAKYVPLGEDRFARQRVLALNAWTGYSPSWRETTNDIGGVRIEDAPPYLEGASLGGFYRMRGYRDARFHDKASIYASAELRYTLRYNPVKDVDWLRFLRLDWFQLVGFVEGGRVAPDYDSELLEDWHSDVGLGLRAMTGGIVVRFDVGWSDEGSNAWVMVGHPF, from the coding sequence ATGAATAGATACGCCTCTATCGTTCTTATTTTGTCCTGCATGCTGGCCACCGTGGCGCAGGCCCGGCCGCCGGTGCAGGTGAAGTCGGCGGTGGACCGTCTGGAGAACACCGGTTCACTCGGGGAATACATGGTGCTGCCTTATGCGTTCGCGGCGGAGAGTACTGACACCGTGCTGGGAGTCGGGGGTATGCGCAAGGGCTTTTATCAAGATCAGATGCTCGTAGGCGGCATTGCCTTTGCGGGCGAAGAGAGTTGGGGAGCGTTTGCCGGTGTCTGGGATTACAACACGCCCTGGTCAGATCGCTTGTTTGTGTCAGTCACCGGCATGCTGGGCTACTACCCGCAACACCGCGCCTACACCTGGCCTCGTGAACTGGATCTGCCGCCGGATGTGATACGTCCGGGGGCCAACGATTCCAGCGAGGATCTTTTTCTCGAGTCCAGCGGCGATAGTAACTGGTGGGAGATGCGCTTTGACTATGTGCTGCCAACGGGCAAAGGTCGTGATTCAGCCATTGCCCACTATGAGCTGGAGGGTGGCCTTCTGGTTTCTGAAGGTAGTGGCGGCCCGCAGTGGAATCCGTTGGAGCATGGCGTGACGGTGGCGACGTTGCGCCAATACAACCGCTATCAGAGCTTCGAGTACGAGCGGGCCGGTGATCTGGACGGCACTATTCATGCGTTTGAGCTGGGGCTGTTGCACGACAATACCGATTTTCCGATTAATCCCTCCCAGGGAAGTTGGCAGTATATGGCCTTGCACCACGATCCAGCCTGGCTCGATTCTGAAGATCAATGGACGTTTGTCGAGGCAGAGGCCGCCAAATACGTGCCCCTTGGCGAGGATCGCTTCGCTCGCCAGCGAGTGCTGGCGCTCAATGCCTGGACAGGCTATTCGCCGAGCTGGCGAGAGACGACCAACGATATTGGTGGCGTGCGTATCGAGGATGCGCCACCGTATCTTGAGGGGGCAAGCCTGGGCGGCTTTTATCGCATGCGCGGGTATCGGGATGCCCGCTTCCACGATAAGGCTTCAATCTATGCCAGCGCGGAGTTGCGCTATACGCTGCGCTACAACCCGGTTAAAGACGTGGATTGGCTCCGGTTCCTGCGCCTGGACTGGTTCCAACTGGTGGGCTTTGTTGAAGGGGGCAGGGTAGCGCCAGACTACGACTCAGAACTGCTGGAAGACTGGCACAGCGATGTGGGGCTAGGCCTCAGGGCGATGACGGGCGGTATTGTGGTGCGCTTTGATGTCGGTTGGTCCGACGAAGGCAGTAATGCCTGGGTGATGGTGGGGCACCCGTTCTAG
- a CDS encoding putative bifunctional diguanylate cyclase/phosphodiesterase, whose product MSIITRLNMVFVLGAVTLGILASGAAGLRDYQIQLNQITTTAASGLEARPDLQFHIYRNDSAAMADVIELFFQDPAISGGVIYNNTGVEISTLKSPAGRGFIATDFDRVRGDALTVDEVLVAFASDGDRITPTWFNSVLAADEPIYYSLPVFTLVNPAERLLTEADFALALTDATRDKSQWVIGYLHLVLDRTPLNAAALFAAATVMLWVAALVLLCCIAAWLVGRRITRPLKQLGDIANDVAAGNMQGPIHLEGGGEMQEVARIINTVLGGIKNFKAEQEIGNRLLSLKVEERNSQLTERNAQLNKVVGEVKKTRSRLHHLSNYDKLTQLPNRQLFAEQLDLLLKLNHRNQHNLALLFIDLDEFKRVNDSLGISAGDHLLQQVAGRLNETVRESDSIGHLVNSDADIAVSRLGGDEFTVVLNEVESDKAALQAAQRVVAALEAPYYIDDHELVIKPAIGIAIAPLHGADVEELLLAASAAKWHAKKTPRAGIEMYSESMGEQGQSRLRLEADLRRAIERDELSLHYQPQVDTRSGSVAGVEALLRWEHPEEGMIPPGDFIRLAEEIGVIDQLGDWVLVQACQQVQAFNRAGLKLQKVAINISALQFGTEFVARVNQVIRQFGIAPEQLELALTEGIMTSNDEETVEALRALKDTGVYLSVDDFGTGYSPLTYLSQYPLDEIKIAREFLLDSGRSEAGAKLIVAIIAMARSLGLRVLVTGVETHAQFKFLTENGAGFLQGYLFSPPVTADELKPMLSPWHFVDQVQRLAESQPPANTLP is encoded by the coding sequence ATGAGCATAATCACCCGTCTCAATATGGTATTCGTGCTCGGTGCAGTCACACTAGGCATACTTGCGAGCGGTGCCGCAGGCTTGCGCGATTACCAGATTCAGCTCAACCAAATCACCACGACGGCTGCCAGTGGGCTAGAGGCGCGCCCCGATCTGCAATTCCATATCTATCGCAACGACAGCGCGGCGATGGCCGACGTCATCGAGCTGTTCTTTCAGGACCCCGCCATTAGTGGCGGCGTTATCTACAACAACACCGGGGTCGAGATTTCGACACTGAAGAGCCCTGCCGGGCGCGGGTTCATTGCCACAGATTTCGACAGGGTCCGCGGCGATGCACTGACGGTGGATGAAGTACTCGTCGCATTTGCCAGTGACGGTGATCGCATCACCCCCACATGGTTCAACTCAGTGCTGGCCGCTGACGAACCCATTTATTACAGCCTGCCTGTATTCACCCTGGTCAACCCCGCTGAACGACTCCTCACCGAGGCGGATTTTGCCCTGGCACTGACCGATGCAACGCGCGATAAGAGCCAGTGGGTGATTGGCTATCTCCACCTCGTCCTGGATCGAACGCCGCTCAATGCTGCCGCCCTGTTCGCTGCCGCCACGGTAATGCTCTGGGTAGCTGCACTGGTATTGCTCTGCTGTATTGCCGCATGGCTGGTGGGGCGTCGTATTACCCGGCCACTCAAGCAATTGGGCGACATTGCCAATGATGTTGCCGCCGGCAACATGCAGGGGCCGATCCACCTCGAGGGTGGCGGCGAAATGCAGGAGGTTGCGCGGATTATTAATACCGTACTTGGCGGCATAAAGAACTTCAAAGCGGAACAGGAGATCGGCAACCGCCTCCTCAGCCTTAAGGTCGAAGAGCGCAACTCGCAACTGACGGAACGCAATGCACAGCTCAATAAAGTCGTGGGCGAGGTCAAGAAGACCCGCAGCCGACTCCACCACTTGTCTAATTACGACAAGCTCACGCAATTACCTAACCGCCAACTGTTTGCCGAACAACTGGACTTACTTCTCAAGCTCAATCACCGCAATCAGCATAATCTGGCGCTGCTGTTTATCGACCTGGACGAATTCAAACGGGTTAATGACTCACTCGGGATCAGCGCGGGCGATCATCTGCTGCAGCAGGTGGCGGGCCGCTTGAACGAAACCGTGCGCGAGAGCGATAGCATTGGCCACCTGGTGAACAGCGATGCAGACATTGCGGTGTCTCGTCTCGGCGGCGACGAGTTTACGGTTGTGCTCAATGAAGTAGAGTCCGATAAAGCTGCCTTGCAAGCTGCGCAGCGAGTGGTGGCAGCGCTGGAGGCGCCCTATTACATCGATGACCATGAGCTGGTTATCAAGCCTGCTATCGGAATCGCCATAGCGCCACTGCACGGGGCTGACGTCGAGGAACTGCTCTTGGCCGCCAGCGCGGCAAAATGGCATGCCAAGAAGACTCCCCGCGCGGGGATCGAAATGTACAGCGAAAGTATGGGTGAGCAAGGCCAGAGCCGGCTGCGCCTGGAAGCAGACCTGCGCAGAGCCATAGAACGCGATGAGCTGTCGCTGCACTACCAGCCCCAGGTGGACACACGTTCAGGCTCCGTGGCCGGTGTTGAGGCCCTGCTGCGCTGGGAGCATCCGGAAGAAGGCATGATCCCGCCCGGCGACTTTATTCGCCTGGCCGAGGAAATCGGCGTGATCGACCAACTCGGTGACTGGGTACTGGTGCAGGCCTGCCAGCAGGTACAGGCCTTTAATCGGGCAGGCCTCAAGCTGCAGAAAGTGGCCATTAACATTTCCGCACTACAGTTCGGCACAGAATTTGTTGCGCGTGTAAACCAGGTAATACGTCAGTTTGGCATTGCACCCGAGCAACTCGAACTGGCGCTGACCGAAGGCATTATGACCAGCAATGACGAGGAAACCGTTGAAGCCCTGCGGGCGTTGAAAGACACCGGCGTGTATTTGTCGGTCGATGATTTCGGCACGGGTTACTCACCGTTGACCTATCTAAGCCAATACCCGCTGGACGAGATCAAGATAGCGCGCGAATTTCTCCTCGACAGCGGCCGCAGCGAAGCCGGCGCTAAACTCATTGTGGCAATCATCGCCATGGCGCGTAGCCTGGGGCTGAGGGTATTGGTGACTGGGGTAGAAACCCACGCGCAGTTCAAGTTCCTGACGGAAAATGGCGCCGGGTTCCTCCAGGGTTATCTGTTCAGTCCGCCGGTAACCGCAGATGAACTCAAACCCATGCTTTCCCCCTGGCATTTTGTCGACCAGGTGCAGCGACTCGCTGAATCGCAGCCCCCGGCCAACACCCTCCCCTAG
- a CDS encoding DHH family phosphoesterase: MDYDVFNGDADGICALLQLRKAEPRDAQLVTGVKRDINLLSKIDPAAGDRLTVLDISMDKNKQGLATALEAGAEVFYVDHHFPGDIPEHASLVSLINESPDVCTAALVNGHLQGAYLDWAVTGAFGDNLKETARTLAKGLDIASEDLDRLEKLGTYINYNGYGPAIADLHFDPKDLYLHLAEAQSALDFVSASAHFRTLAEGYTQDMGAAEALQASLASAEVAIFMLPNEAWARRVSGVFSNDLATANPERAHAVLTAKDNGNYLVSVRAPLANKQGAAELCMQFPTGGGRAGAAGINDLPADQLEAFEAAFQAAYGA; this comes from the coding sequence ATGGATTACGATGTTTTTAACGGCGATGCCGATGGTATTTGTGCGTTGCTTCAGTTGCGCAAAGCGGAGCCCCGTGATGCCCAACTGGTGACCGGAGTGAAGCGCGATATCAATCTGCTCAGTAAGATTGATCCTGCGGCGGGTGATAGGCTCACTGTGCTCGATATTTCGATGGACAAAAACAAACAGGGCCTGGCCACAGCACTGGAGGCCGGCGCTGAAGTGTTTTATGTCGATCATCATTTCCCGGGTGATATTCCTGAGCATGCGTCTCTGGTGAGCTTGATCAATGAGTCCCCTGACGTGTGCACGGCGGCGCTTGTCAATGGCCATCTGCAGGGTGCCTACCTGGACTGGGCGGTTACCGGTGCCTTTGGCGACAACCTCAAAGAGACTGCACGGACTCTCGCCAAGGGGCTGGATATCGCCAGTGAAGATCTGGATCGTCTGGAGAAGCTGGGTACGTATATCAATTACAACGGCTATGGCCCGGCCATTGCCGACCTGCACTTTGATCCTAAGGATCTTTATCTTCACCTGGCCGAAGCGCAAAGCGCCCTCGATTTTGTCAGCGCCTCTGCGCACTTCCGTACCCTGGCCGAAGGCTACACCCAGGACATGGGGGCAGCGGAGGCATTACAGGCCTCACTGGCGAGCGCTGAGGTGGCGATTTTCATGCTGCCGAATGAAGCCTGGGCGCGGCGGGTTAGCGGTGTATTCAGCAATGATCTTGCAACGGCCAATCCCGAGCGTGCTCACGCCGTACTCACAGCCAAGGACAACGGCAACTATCTGGTCAGTGTGCGTGCACCGCTGGCGAACAAGCAGGGCGCCGCGGAATTGTGTATGCAATTTCCTACCGGTGGTGGTCGAGCTGGAGCTGCGGGAATCAATGATCTACCCGCCGATCAACTTGAAGCATTTGAGGCCGCCTTTCAGGCGGCCTATGGCGCCTAG
- the sat gene encoding sulfate adenylyltransferase, giving the protein MIKPHGSDELNPLYVADDAQRAALLTEAESLPSILLNSAAAANAVMLGGGYFNPLTGYMNLADAMSVAESMTTSSGVFFPVPVVNMTDESGVEAGSRIALRDPNVEGNPVLAIMDVEAVESVSDEQIDFMAEKIFRTLDGQHPGVATFKSLGKTLLSGPIQVLNFSYFQAEFPETFRTAVEIREEIAKRGWEKVVAFQTRNPMHRAHEELCRMAKDDLNADGILIHMLLGKLKPGDIPADVRDAAIRKMVDVYFPENTVMITGYGFDMLYAGPREAVLHAVFRQNCGCTHLIVGRDHAGVGDYYGGFDAQTIFDEEVPADALELEIYKADHTAYSKKLNKVVMMRDAPDHSKDDFVLLSGTAVREMLGKGIAPPPEFSRPEVAKILSDYYQSLDS; this is encoded by the coding sequence ATGATCAAGCCCCATGGTTCTGATGAACTGAACCCCCTGTACGTCGCCGACGATGCCCAGCGTGCAGCACTGCTCACTGAGGCAGAGTCGCTGCCCTCTATTTTGCTGAACTCAGCCGCTGCGGCAAATGCAGTGATGCTCGGTGGCGGTTATTTCAACCCGCTTACGGGTTACATGAATCTCGCGGATGCTATGAGCGTCGCGGAATCCATGACCACCAGCAGCGGCGTATTTTTCCCGGTGCCCGTGGTTAACATGACCGATGAAAGTGGTGTCGAGGCCGGTAGCCGCATTGCCTTGCGCGACCCCAATGTCGAAGGCAATCCCGTGCTTGCCATTATGGATGTAGAGGCGGTTGAATCCGTCAGCGATGAGCAGATCGATTTTATGGCGGAGAAGATCTTCCGCACGCTCGACGGTCAGCACCCGGGTGTCGCGACCTTCAAGAGCCTCGGCAAGACGCTGCTGTCCGGTCCGATTCAGGTGCTTAACTTCTCTTATTTCCAGGCGGAGTTCCCCGAGACTTTCCGGACTGCGGTGGAAATTCGCGAGGAGATTGCCAAGCGTGGCTGGGAGAAGGTAGTGGCCTTCCAGACCCGCAATCCCATGCACCGTGCTCACGAAGAACTGTGTCGCATGGCCAAGGACGATCTGAACGCCGACGGTATTCTCATCCACATGCTGCTCGGTAAGCTCAAGCCCGGTGACATTCCAGCGGATGTACGCGACGCTGCAATTCGCAAGATGGTGGATGTGTATTTCCCCGAAAACACCGTCATGATTACCGGCTACGGCTTCGACATGCTGTATGCAGGACCACGCGAAGCCGTGCTGCACGCAGTGTTCCGCCAGAACTGCGGATGTACTCACCTGATTGTGGGTCGCGATCACGCGGGTGTGGGAGATTACTACGGTGGCTTTGACGCTCAGACGATCTTTGACGAAGAAGTGCCTGCGGACGCGCTTGAGCTCGAAATCTACAAGGCCGATCACACCGCATACAGCAAGAAGCTGAACAAGGTTGTGATGATGCGCGACGCGCCTGACCACTCCAAGGATGACTTTGTACTCCTTTCCGGTACCGCAGTACGCGAGATGCTGGGTAAGGGCATTGCGCCGCCCCCGGAATTCTCCCGACCTGAAGTCGCCAAGATTCTGTCCGACTACTACCAGAGTCTCGATAGCTAG
- the cysC gene encoding adenylyl-sulfate kinase, with protein MAEQKATNVHWHEGDITREHREKLLGHKGATLWFTGLSGSGKSTVAVELEGMLHERGVACYRLDGDNVRMGINKNLGFSAEDRAENIRRIGEVAKLFVDSGQIALSSFVSPYKADRDAVRVLHEEAGMDFIEIFVDCSLEAAEARDPKGLYKKARAGEIKNFTGIDDPYEAPANPELHLHSDQQSLEEEVNLILDLLRERGIVTK; from the coding sequence ATGGCTGAACAAAAAGCAACCAATGTGCACTGGCACGAAGGCGATATCACCAGAGAGCACCGCGAAAAGCTGTTGGGACACAAAGGCGCCACTTTGTGGTTCACCGGATTGTCCGGTAGCGGCAAAAGCACGGTGGCGGTGGAACTCGAGGGTATGTTGCACGAACGCGGTGTGGCCTGCTATCGCCTCGACGGCGACAACGTCCGTATGGGTATCAACAAGAACCTTGGCTTTTCCGCCGAAGATCGTGCCGAGAACATTCGTCGTATTGGCGAGGTGGCCAAGTTGTTCGTCGACAGTGGCCAGATTGCACTGTCGAGCTTTGTGAGCCCCTATAAGGCAGACCGTGACGCGGTGCGGGTACTCCACGAAGAAGCCGGCATGGACTTTATTGAGATCTTTGTCGATTGTTCACTCGAAGCCGCTGAAGCGCGCGACCCCAAGGGCTTGTACAAGAAGGCCCGGGCCGGCGAAATCAAGAACTTCACCGGTATTGACGATCCCTATGAGGCGCCCGCAAACCCTGAGCTGCACCTGCACTCTGACCAGCAGTCGCTGGAAGAAGAAGTCAACCTGATCCTCGACCTGCTGCGTGAGCGCGGCATTGTCACCAAGTAA
- a CDS encoding LysR family transcriptional regulator, translated as MKYTLKQLQVFLAVARHENISRAAAELHMSQSAASEALLNLEQGYAIPLFDRASNKLSLNATGHTVRKEAESLLAHCQHFEDLLHTHQSLGHIKVGASFTIGNHLATRYLAGYLGKYPEADVRLEIANTPEIVAKVLNYEVDIGMIEGEYQHRELELIPWRDDELVVFCAANHPLAEKKTLSTRDIREAAWILREPDSGARHTFDRAMAGLLSELNVYMEFMHNEAIKNAVESGLGIGCLSRIVLERNFANGDLVPLTLPRRDLRRSFYFVLPRQRYPIESVSYWMDTCRSVDT; from the coding sequence ATGAAATATACCCTCAAACAACTCCAGGTCTTTCTCGCCGTTGCCCGGCACGAGAACATCTCGCGCGCAGCAGCTGAGCTGCATATGTCACAGTCAGCGGCCAGTGAGGCCCTGCTCAACCTCGAACAGGGCTACGCCATACCGCTGTTTGATCGCGCCAGTAATAAGCTGTCTCTAAATGCCACGGGGCACACGGTCCGCAAGGAAGCCGAATCGCTGCTCGCCCACTGCCAGCATTTTGAAGACCTTTTGCATACGCACCAGTCACTGGGACACATCAAGGTTGGCGCGAGCTTTACCATAGGCAACCATCTCGCCACCCGTTACCTGGCCGGCTATCTTGGCAAGTATCCCGAGGCCGACGTCCGCCTGGAGATCGCCAATACCCCGGAAATTGTGGCCAAAGTCCTCAACTACGAGGTCGATATCGGCATGATCGAAGGCGAGTATCAGCACCGGGAACTGGAACTGATTCCCTGGCGAGACGATGAACTGGTGGTGTTCTGCGCGGCCAATCATCCACTGGCGGAGAAAAAGACCCTATCGACCCGGGATATTCGCGAGGCAGCATGGATATTGCGCGAGCCGGATTCCGGTGCTCGTCACACCTTCGACCGTGCCATGGCGGGATTGCTTTCGGAGCTGAACGTTTATATGGAGTTCATGCACAATGAAGCGATTAAAAATGCCGTAGAATCGGGCCTGGGCATCGGCTGTCTGTCCCGCATTGTACTGGAGCGCAATTTCGCCAATGGCGATCTCGTGCCACTGACCCTGCCCCGCCGCGATCTGCGTCGTAGCTTTTACTTCGTCCTGCCCAGGCAGCGCTACCCAATCGAGTCGGTGAGCTACTGGATGGATACCTGTCGCTCCGTCGACACCTGA